From Hymenobacter sedentarius, a single genomic window includes:
- a CDS encoding KGG domain-containing protein — translation MASSVSNIANTAAAAAKSSTRPANRVGTKSRRGFAAMSPETQRRIASEGGKASHASGRGHRFSAEEARDAGRKGGLVSRRGKTAASANANK, via the coding sequence ATGGCCTCTTCAGTTTCGAACATCGCCAACACGGCGGCCGCGGCCGCCAAATCGTCCACCCGCCCTGCTAATCGTGTGGGCACAAAAAGCCGCCGGGGCTTTGCTGCCATGAGCCCCGAGACCCAGCGCCGCATCGCCAGCGAAGGCGGCAAGGCCTCCCACGCCAGTGGCCGCGGCCACCGCTTTTCTGCCGAAGAGGCCCGCGACGCCGGCCGCAAAGGCGGCCTGGTAAGCCGTCGGGGCAAGACGGCCGCCTCGGCGAACGCCAACAAGTGA
- a CDS encoding DUF423 domain-containing protein, translating to MTARLLLQLAALLGGLGVAIGAFGAHALHDTLVKAGRLDTFETAVRYQFYHVLALLAIGVLWALRPDMQALGTTGWLWLGGIVVFSGSLYALCFTGITKLGAVAPIGGLLLLAGWLSVILALRKL from the coding sequence ATGACTGCTCGTCTTTTGCTTCAACTCGCGGCCCTGCTCGGCGGGCTCGGCGTGGCTATCGGGGCCTTCGGGGCCCACGCCCTGCACGATACGCTGGTGAAAGCCGGCCGCCTCGACACCTTCGAAACCGCGGTGCGCTATCAGTTTTACCACGTGCTGGCGCTTTTGGCCATAGGCGTGCTGTGGGCGCTGCGCCCCGACATGCAGGCCCTGGGCACTACAGGCTGGCTGTGGCTGGGCGGCATCGTTGTGTTCAGCGGCTCGCTGTACGCGCTGTGTTTCACGGGCATTACCAAGCTGGGGGCCGTGGCGCCAATCGGCGGCTTGCTGCTGCTGGCCGGTTGGCTGAGCGTGATACTGGCCCTGCGGAAGCTGTAG
- a CDS encoding o-succinylbenzoate synthase, with translation MLRLSFSRRPLRFNFPARTSRGALAEHVAWYLYLAHTAEPTTVGLGEAAPLAGLSPDYVPTFPASVAQLCERFNAEAFATFTAADASAFVGPGLPSLVFALETAALDLARGGQRQLYANAFSRGQAALPINGLVWMGDAPFMREQIRQKLAAGYSCLKLKIGSLDFATELALLAEIRAVAGPEQLTLRVDANGAFAPADAPARLEQLAAFGVHSIEQPLAAGQGPVLAELCRTSPVPIALDEELIGVTDPARQAALLDEVRPAYIVLKPTLLGGHAATRCWIALAQARGIGWWMTSALESNVGLNAVAQLTGEYEVHGFAQGLGTGQLYHNNLAAPLRIEAGALRYDPAGVWELPA, from the coding sequence ATGCTTCGACTTAGCTTTTCACGGCGCCCGCTGCGCTTCAACTTCCCGGCCCGCACCTCCCGTGGGGCTTTGGCGGAACACGTGGCCTGGTACCTGTACCTGGCCCACACCGCCGAACCTACCACCGTTGGGCTGGGCGAGGCCGCGCCACTGGCCGGCCTCAGCCCTGACTACGTCCCCACATTTCCTGCCTCAGTAGCTCAACTTTGTGAGCGCTTCAATGCCGAAGCATTTGCCACCTTCACGGCGGCCGATGCTTCGGCATTTGTGGGTCCGGGGCTCCCCTCCCTGGTATTTGCCCTGGAAACAGCGGCCCTGGACCTGGCCCGCGGGGGGCAGCGGCAGCTCTACGCCAATGCCTTCAGCCGGGGCCAGGCCGCGTTGCCGATCAACGGCCTGGTGTGGATGGGCGACGCCCCGTTTATGCGCGAGCAGATTCGGCAGAAGCTGGCCGCCGGGTACTCCTGCCTAAAGCTGAAAATTGGCAGCCTGGATTTTGCAACCGAGCTGGCGCTGCTCGCCGAGATTCGGGCCGTGGCCGGCCCCGAGCAGCTCACGCTGCGCGTGGACGCGAACGGCGCCTTCGCCCCCGCCGACGCCCCGGCCAGGCTGGAGCAGCTGGCGGCCTTCGGGGTGCATTCCATCGAGCAGCCCCTTGCCGCAGGCCAGGGGCCGGTCCTGGCGGAGCTGTGCCGCACGTCGCCGGTGCCCATTGCGCTGGATGAAGAGCTAATTGGCGTGACGGACCCGGCCCGGCAGGCGGCGCTGCTCGACGAAGTGCGACCCGCCTACATCGTGCTCAAGCCCACGCTGCTGGGCGGGCACGCCGCTACCCGCTGCTGGATTGCGCTGGCCCAGGCCCGGGGCATTGGCTGGTGGATGACGTCGGCGCTGGAGTCTAACGTTGGGCTAAACGCCGTGGCCCAGCTCACGGGCGAGTACGAGGTGCACGGGTTTGCGCAGGGCCTGGGCACGGGCCAGCTGTACCACAACAACCTGGCGGCCCCGCTGCGCATCGAAGCCGGCGCGCTGCGCTACGACCCGGCCGGGGTCTGGGAGCTGCCGGCGTAG
- the egtB gene encoding ergothioneine biosynthesis protein EgtB, which yields MLPAYSPSAPAPPAAPSWLARYQAVRAQSQALCAPLLPEDTVVQPMIDVSPPKWHLAHTTWFWETFLLKEYAPGYQLFHPDYAFLFNSYYNSLGSRVNRADRGTLSRPPLADVLAYRAHVDAALATLLSAEAALPPAFYELLELGLQHEQQHQELLATDIKYILSTSPLAPAYIEENEESGMRNEELAGADNSSLSEASWLAVPGGIYRVGFQEEGFCFDNELAAHDVLVAHFELQNRLVTNADYLAFIDAGGYHDFRYWMGEGWDLAQAQGWEAPLYWVKRDDTWYRFTHHGLQPVALNAPVTHISFYEADAYANWAGARLPTEAEWETAARYFGATTRGGTWLESSLLDPQPLPADADPAACHQLLGDCWEWTYSAYHAYPGYARAAGALGEYNGKFMVNQLVLRGGSCATPENHIRISYRNFFHADKRWQFTGIRLARSFNS from the coding sequence ATGCTTCCAGCCTATTCTCCCTCCGCCCCAGCCCCGCCGGCTGCCCCCTCCTGGCTGGCCCGCTACCAAGCCGTGCGCGCCCAAAGCCAGGCGCTGTGCGCGCCCCTGCTGCCCGAAGACACCGTGGTGCAGCCCATGATAGACGTGAGCCCGCCCAAGTGGCATTTGGCTCACACCACCTGGTTTTGGGAAACCTTCCTGCTGAAAGAATACGCGCCCGGCTACCAGCTCTTCCACCCAGATTACGCGTTCCTCTTCAACTCCTACTACAATTCTCTGGGCTCGCGGGTGAACCGCGCCGACCGGGGCACCCTGTCGCGCCCGCCCCTGGCCGACGTATTGGCTTACCGCGCCCACGTAGATGCCGCGCTGGCCACCCTGCTCAGCGCCGAAGCGGCCCTGCCGCCCGCATTCTACGAGCTGCTGGAACTGGGCCTGCAGCACGAGCAGCAGCACCAGGAGCTGCTGGCCACCGACATTAAATACATTCTCAGCACCAGTCCACTGGCGCCCGCCTACATTGAGGAGAATGAAGAATCAGGAATGAGGAATGAAGAATTGGCGGGTGCCGATAATTCCTCATTAAGCGAAGCGTCCTGGTTGGCTGTGCCCGGTGGCATTTACCGGGTGGGCTTTCAGGAAGAAGGCTTTTGCTTTGATAACGAGCTGGCCGCGCATGATGTGCTGGTGGCTCATTTTGAGCTGCAAAACCGTCTCGTTACCAACGCCGATTACTTGGCGTTCATCGATGCCGGGGGCTACCACGACTTTCGCTACTGGATGGGCGAGGGCTGGGACCTGGCCCAGGCACAGGGCTGGGAAGCGCCGCTGTATTGGGTAAAGCGCGACGACACCTGGTACCGGTTCACCCACCACGGGCTGCAGCCGGTAGCGCTGAACGCCCCCGTCACCCACATCAGCTTTTACGAAGCCGATGCCTACGCTAACTGGGCCGGCGCCCGCCTGCCCACCGAGGCCGAATGGGAAACCGCCGCCCGCTACTTTGGGGCCACTACCCGCGGCGGCACCTGGCTGGAAAGCAGCCTGCTCGACCCCCAGCCTCTGCCGGCCGACGCTGACCCTGCCGCTTGCCACCAGCTGCTTGGCGATTGCTGGGAGTGGACATACTCTGCCTACCACGCCTACCCGGGCTATGCGCGCGCTGCCGGCGCCCTGGGCGAGTACAACGGTAAGTTTATGGTGAACCAGCTGGTGTTGCGCGGGGGCTCCTGCGCCACGCCCGAAAACCACATTCGCATCAGCTACCGTAACTTTTTCCATGCCGACAAGCGCTGGCAGTTCACCGGCATTCGGCTGGCGAGGTCATTTAACAGTTAA
- a CDS encoding PaaI family thioesterase yields the protein MSSNQQLSNTIPAAPEAADDLVARIRRKLVRQNFMHLVGADLTVITPGRVEAELTMGTQHLQQRGFAHGGLTATMADLVAGFAAVTLVPDNFGVVTSDLKISYFNPGVGQKIKAIGWVLKAGRRLHFCEAEVWCDDVLIAKASATMAVIEPN from the coding sequence GTGTCTTCAAACCAACAACTCAGCAATACCATACCGGCCGCTCCTGAAGCCGCTGATGACTTAGTCGCGCGCATTCGCCGGAAGCTCGTGCGCCAGAATTTCATGCACCTGGTGGGGGCCGACTTGACGGTGATAACTCCCGGCCGGGTGGAGGCCGAGCTGACCATGGGCACGCAACACCTGCAGCAGCGCGGCTTTGCCCACGGCGGCCTCACCGCCACCATGGCCGATTTGGTGGCCGGGTTTGCCGCTGTCACGCTCGTGCCCGACAACTTTGGCGTGGTGACTTCCGATTTGAAAATTTCCTACTTCAACCCCGGCGTTGGGCAGAAAATAAAAGCCATCGGGTGGGTGCTGAAAGCCGGGCGGCGGCTGCATTTCTGCGAGGCGGAAGTGTGGTGCGACGACGTGCTGATTGCCAAAGCCAGCGCGACCATGGCGGTAATTGAGCCAAACTAA
- a CDS encoding ATP-dependent DNA helicase has protein sequence MLKLRTPSVRDYFPYEPTDDQALLFTQLDAFLRDDLPGRKVFVLRGYAGTGKTTVVSALVQWLHKLQRKYTLMAPTGRAAKVMSGYAGVPASTIHKKIYRQTSGAPSERLNFQRQPNRVEQTLYIVDEASMISDEKAFGESGLLDDLMGFVFEKTSNKLLLIGDTAQLPPVGQLLSPALDPELLVHRFRATVGSVELRQVMRQAQESGILVNATELREELREEVPNIQLHTKGFRDIFKMGGDKLEDGLRWAYRNFGHENTTIICRSNRNANQYNQLIRRALFDAEEEIEGGDYLMVVRNNYFWLPKDSEIGFLANGDFLQISKIIRREEMYGFHFAQAQVRLVDYPDEPEIEVKLLLDTLHTESPALPSDRNNALYMAVSEDYAHLKTKAERYKEMRKDPYLNALQIKFAYALTCHKAQGGQWQAVFVDHGFLKPDEPLAGEFARWLYTAITRASERLFLLNFQQKLIGDAVEEE, from the coding sequence ATGTTAAAACTTCGAACCCCCTCCGTTCGCGACTACTTCCCTTACGAGCCCACCGACGACCAGGCCCTGCTGTTCACGCAGCTCGACGCGTTTTTGCGCGACGACCTGCCGGGCCGCAAGGTGTTTGTGCTGCGCGGCTACGCCGGTACGGGCAAAACCACAGTGGTGAGTGCCCTGGTGCAGTGGCTGCACAAGCTGCAGCGCAAGTACACCCTGATGGCGCCCACCGGCCGGGCCGCCAAGGTGATGTCTGGCTACGCGGGTGTGCCGGCCAGCACCATCCACAAGAAAATCTACCGCCAGACCTCCGGCGCGCCCAGCGAGCGGCTCAACTTCCAGCGCCAGCCCAACCGCGTGGAGCAAACGCTCTACATCGTGGACGAGGCCTCGATGATTTCGGACGAGAAAGCCTTCGGCGAAAGTGGCCTGCTCGATGACTTGATGGGTTTTGTGTTCGAGAAAACGAGCAACAAGCTGCTGCTCATTGGCGATACGGCGCAGCTGCCGCCGGTGGGCCAGCTCCTGAGCCCGGCCCTGGACCCGGAGCTGCTGGTCCACCGCTTCCGGGCCACGGTGGGCAGCGTGGAACTGCGCCAGGTGATGCGCCAGGCCCAGGAATCGGGCATATTGGTGAATGCCACCGAGCTGCGCGAAGAACTGCGCGAGGAGGTGCCCAACATTCAGCTGCACACTAAGGGCTTTCGCGACATCTTTAAGATGGGCGGCGATAAGCTGGAGGACGGCCTGCGCTGGGCGTACCGCAATTTTGGCCACGAAAACACGACCATTATCTGCCGCTCCAACCGCAACGCCAACCAGTACAACCAGCTCATTCGGCGGGCCTTGTTTGATGCCGAGGAGGAGATAGAAGGCGGCGACTACCTGATGGTGGTGCGCAACAACTATTTCTGGCTGCCCAAGGACTCGGAAATCGGCTTTCTGGCCAACGGCGACTTCCTGCAAATCAGCAAAATCATCCGCCGCGAGGAGATGTACGGCTTCCATTTTGCCCAGGCCCAGGTGCGCCTCGTGGACTACCCCGACGAGCCCGAAATCGAAGTAAAGCTGCTCCTGGATACGCTGCACACCGAAAGCCCCGCGCTGCCTTCCGACCGCAACAATGCCCTGTACATGGCCGTGAGCGAGGATTACGCCCACCTCAAAACCAAGGCCGAGCGCTACAAGGAAATGCGCAAAGACCCGTACCTGAACGCCTTGCAAATCAAGTTTGCCTACGCCCTCACGTGCCACAAGGCGCAGGGCGGGCAGTGGCAGGCCGTCTTTGTCGACCACGGCTTTCTGAAGCCCGACGAGCCGCTGGCGGGCGAGTTTGCCCGGTGGCTGTACACGGCCATCACGCGCGCCTCGGAACGGCTGTTTCTGCTCAATTTCCAGCAGAAGCTAATCGGCGACGCGGTAGAGGAAGAATAG
- a CDS encoding aspartyl protease family protein, which translates to MHISRFMCLLVFLSFCWETGGSAHAQLPSSAAPQSPSSPFAFTRAKRKKSRAPVFLQRNLLIVKATLNHAGPYNFLLDTGVSMSIITSAELADSLKLRHGQQFRVMGAGGMDSGLLAYQTDSVRVELPKIVAAHMTWLVLSEDVLNLSGYVGVPIHGILGSELFRSFVVTLQPEAGEIVLSAPAAYKAPKGKQWTSIPLSIQNNKAYITTPVQVSDSLTLPLKLVLDTGASHALSIELDSDPRLKLPPQRLSADLGRGLTGLVQGYLGRVAKIELGRYTLRSVLTSFPNAADVHRRVEVPRNGNIGYELLKRFSLVVDYPHERLLLRPNNTFRDPFEHDMCGVELLATGPDYRRYLVLRVMPNSPASDAGLAVDDELLSINLIPANVFSLTQLDRMLHSEDGRALLLVLRRPDGNLHTATVKLKRQI; encoded by the coding sequence ATGCATATATCGCGCTTTATGTGTTTGCTGGTTTTCCTGAGCTTTTGCTGGGAAACCGGCGGCTCTGCGCATGCCCAGCTCCCATCTTCGGCCGCACCCCAAAGCCCTAGCTCGCCCTTCGCTTTTACCCGAGCCAAGCGCAAAAAATCGCGGGCGCCCGTTTTTCTGCAGCGCAACCTGCTCATTGTGAAAGCCACGCTCAACCATGCCGGGCCGTATAATTTTTTGCTCGACACCGGGGTCAGCATGTCCATCATCACATCGGCCGAGCTGGCCGATTCGCTGAAGCTGCGCCACGGCCAGCAGTTTCGGGTAATGGGCGCGGGCGGCATGGATTCGGGGCTGCTGGCCTACCAGACGGACAGCGTGCGGGTGGAGCTGCCCAAAATAGTAGCGGCCCACATGACCTGGCTGGTCCTGTCCGAAGACGTGCTAAACCTCTCGGGCTACGTGGGCGTGCCCATACACGGCATCCTGGGGTCGGAGCTGTTCCGCAGCTTTGTGGTCACGCTCCAGCCCGAAGCTGGCGAAATCGTGCTGAGCGCCCCGGCCGCGTACAAGGCCCCCAAGGGCAAGCAGTGGACCAGCATCCCGCTGAGCATCCAAAACAACAAAGCCTACATCACGACGCCGGTGCAGGTCTCCGATTCGCTCACGCTTCCCCTCAAGCTCGTGCTCGATACCGGCGCCAGCCACGCCCTCTCCATTGAGCTGGATTCGGACCCGCGCCTCAAGCTGCCGCCCCAGCGCCTGTCGGCCGACCTGGGGCGGGGCCTCACGGGCCTGGTGCAGGGCTACCTGGGCCGGGTGGCCAAGATTGAGCTGGGCCGCTACACCCTGCGGTCGGTGCTCACATCTTTTCCCAACGCGGCCGACGTGCACCGGCGCGTGGAGGTGCCCCGCAACGGCAACATCGGCTACGAGCTGCTGAAGCGGTTTTCGCTGGTTGTTGACTACCCGCACGAACGCCTGCTGCTCCGCCCCAACAACACCTTCAGGGACCCGTTTGAGCACGACATGTGCGGCGTGGAGCTGCTGGCCACCGGCCCTGACTACCGCCGCTACCTGGTGCTGCGCGTGATGCCCAACTCGCCGGCTTCCGATGCCGGCCTCGCCGTCGACGATGAGCTGCTGAGCATCAACTTAATCCCCGCCAACGTGTTTAGCCTCACCCAGCTCGACCGCATGCTGCACTCCGAAGATGGCCGCGCCTTGCTGCTGGTGCTGCGCCGGCCCGACGGCAACCTGCATACCGCCACGGTGAAGCTTAAACGCCAAATCTGA
- a CDS encoding DUF1573 domain-containing protein, translating to MKKTLLLALSLTAAAYTAQAQATAPATKAVGPVAGPAITFEESKYDFGSVVQGGTVDHTFKFKNTGTAPLVISNIGVSCGCTTPEWTKVPVLPGKTGSITAHFNSTGKMGMQNKVLTIESNAAAGSTTVSLVGEVKEAPATANAATTAASSTAAPVATDVKKVKEKTTSSKVKAKVK from the coding sequence ATGAAAAAAACCTTGCTCCTCGCCCTGAGCCTGACGGCCGCTGCTTACACCGCGCAGGCCCAAGCCACTGCGCCGGCCACCAAAGCGGTGGGCCCGGTAGCAGGTCCCGCCATTACGTTTGAAGAGTCGAAGTATGACTTCGGTTCCGTGGTACAAGGCGGCACCGTTGACCACACCTTCAAGTTCAAAAACACGGGCACCGCGCCCCTCGTTATTTCGAACATCGGCGTGAGCTGCGGCTGCACCACCCCCGAGTGGACCAAAGTGCCCGTACTGCCCGGCAAAACCGGTTCGATTACGGCTCACTTCAACTCGACCGGCAAAATGGGCATGCAGAACAAGGTGCTGACCATTGAGTCGAACGCCGCTGCCGGCAGCACCACCGTTTCGCTGGTAGGCGAGGTGAAGGAAGCCCCGGCTACCGCCAACGCCGCTACGACGGCCGCCAGCTCGACTGCCGCTCCGGTTGCCACCGACGTTAAAAAAGTAAAAGAGAAAACCACCTCCAGCAAAGTAAAAGCTAAGGTGAAGTAA